Below is a genomic region from Billgrantia tianxiuensis.
TTGATGATGACCTTGTAGTCGTCAATGTGTTCGCCAATGCTCTTGGCCACGGCGAGGACGTATTGCAGATCGGCGCTGCCGTCTTCATCCGGCGGAGTGCCCACGGCGATGAACTGAAGCCTGCCGAAGGCCACTGCCTTGGCGGCTTCGGTCGTGAAGCGCAACCGCCCGGCGGCCACGTTCTGCTTGACCATGGCTTCGAGCCCCGGCTCGTAGATGGGAATCTCTCCGCGCTCCAGGCCCGCGATCTTGTCGGCATCGATGTCCATGCACATCACGTCGTGCCCGACATCGGCGAGACAGGCACCAGTCACCAGGCCCACATAGCCGGTTCCGAATACGGTAACGTTCATTGCCGTTCCTTTATGAATTCTCTTCCAGAGGTATAGTCGGGCTTGTGTTAGCCCAGAGCTTGATCGCCGTCACGCCGTGGCCAGAACGGCCTCGTCTGCTGTCGTCCCGGCGAGGTGATCGCCACCCAACGTCACCTCAAGCGAGTGCCCTGCCCCTTCGGCCCATTCCAGCAGCTTGGCCTTGGTATATCTCACAACCACTCCCTCAGGTCCGGTACCTTGCTCGACGGCTCTGAGTGAAGCACTGCTCCCACACGAATGCCGTGCGCCTTTTCAAGCCGTTCGATTGCCGGCTTGGATAGCATACCGTTACTCACGATGAATGCTTTTTCAGCCATCTGGCCAGGACCGGAGGTATCAAGAAGTTGCTTCAACTGACTGTATTCGGCTCGCTGAAAGCGTGTGTAAGCAAGCTGCTCAAACGCATGTGGGATATCGCCTGCGCCTTTAAGCTCCACTAGCACCACTACCTTCTTGTTGTGGCCCTTGAACAGGTACATGGCATCGCACTTCATGGCGTTATTCGTGAAGACACAGCCATCGAGCACTAACGCCTTTGCCTCTTCATTCGCGCGTAAGCTCAGGGAAACCTTCTTGCCTTGCTCTTCCAGCATCAAATCGGTCTTGCATACCGAATGGATGTTCCCCATCCGTACGCACTCGCAGTGACTATACGGACCTGTGTTGATCATCCATTCGATTCCATTCGATGTCGCGCATACGATCATAGAGCGCGTTGATGTCGTTGAAGTGCATCAGCAAGGTGTCATCCACCAGCCCGGTTTCCTCATCGACCAGTGAATGCTTGGCGCTGCTCTCCATCAAATAGGCACGCACATCGTCACTGGAGAGAGGCATCAAATGGTCGATTTCCTGATCCCCGGTCGCTGGTTCACCCAGTTGATGGCGCTTCAGATGGTTGTTCAACGCTTCCACGATGAAGGGGCTATGCGTCGTCAGTATGAACTGGGTGTTGCTGAAAGTGCGTAACAGGTCTGCCAATACACGGCGCTGCCATGAAGGGTGAAGGTGGAGATCCACCTCATCGATCATCACTACCGCCTCCGCACTCAGGGGATTGCTCAGGTGTGGATTGGCTAGCCCCATGCGCATGCTCAAATCGATGACTAGGCCTAGCAGGGTCTTGTATCCATCGCTGAGCTGCATCAAATCTAGCGTCTCGCCGTTGAGCGTTACGGCGAGCCTAAGAGGATTGACTTCTATATGGGGATTGCTAATGTCCGGAAACACTTGGCGGATGGCGCGACGGACGGCATCCAGCTCCTTGAGTGTCACATCGAAGCTTCGCCGTTCTTTCTGCAGGCGGCTCTCTTCGTTTTCCTTGTTGTAGAACCAGATGAATGCAGACTTGAAACTGCTGTGCGCCTCCAGCGCGTTTTCCAGGGCTTCCATGCGCGTATGGCTCTTGGGAAAACCTTTCCGTCTGAGCGGCACCTGCAGCACGGCTCGGCTCACACCGTAGTAGGCCACCATGGGTAGATCGTATTGCCCTCCAGCATTCAGGGGATCGATGACGGTGCTGTCTAGGTAGGCTTCCAGCTCCTTGAGCCCCGTGGCTTTCGGCGTAGCAGCTACCGTGGCCTTGCTCTTGTCGCGTCGCTGTATACGATCCCACTTCACGCCTGAGCGCAGGGTAAGCGCCACGCGGGTATAAGGCGCAAGTGCATTGCCCTGCTGG
It encodes:
- a CDS encoding AAA family ATPase; translated protein: MHLDRLRLENFRACEQLEIELGRRLTVLLGNNGSGKTSVLDGIAIGLGAALTHLPSVSGITFRKTGDIRQQGNALAPYTRVALTLRSGVKWDRIQRRDKSKATVAATPKATGLKELEAYLDSTVIDPLNAGGQYDLPMVAYYGVSRAVLQVPLRRKGFPKSHTRMEALENALEAHSSFKSAFIWFYNKENEESRLQKERRSFDVTLKELDAVRRAIRQVFPDISNPHIEVNPLRLAVTLNGETLDLMQLSDGYKTLLGLVIDLSMRMGLANPHLSNPLSAEAVVMIDEVDLHLHPSWQRRVLADLLRTFSNTQFILTTHSPFIVEALNNHLKRHQLGEPATGDQEIDHLMPLSSDDVRAYLMESSAKHSLVDEETGLVDDTLLMHFNDINALYDRMRDIEWNRMDDQHRSV